A DNA window from Polyodon spathula isolate WHYD16114869_AA chromosome 18, ASM1765450v1, whole genome shotgun sequence contains the following coding sequences:
- the LOC121331258 gene encoding barH-like 2 homeobox protein, producing the protein MEGSSGSDFGIDTILSNNNTSSSSPALMNGEFRLSGSRTAEFRTQATPSPCSEIDTVGTEPSSPISVTMEHPEQHLVQDSIQHQHHRHHHSQQQSLQLSPQPAQQIGAAGSAPRTATSSFLIKDILGDSKPLAACAPYSTSVSSPHHTTKADGIAATESFRPKLEQDESKCRLDKRDDIQSDMKCNNGTKEESDREITSSRDSPSVRSKKPRKARTAFSDHQLNQLERSFERQKYLSVQDRMDLAAALNLTDTQVKTWYQNRRTKWKRQTAVGLELLAEAGNYSALQRMFPSPYFYHPSLLGTMDSTTAAAAAAAMYSSMYRTPPAPHPGLQRPLVPRVLIHGLGPGGQPALNPLANPISGAPHPR; encoded by the exons ATGGAAGGGTCTAGCGGGTCTGATTTTGGAATAGACACTATTTTATCCAACAACAACACCAGCTCCAGCAGCCCCGCACTAATGAACGGAGAGTTTCGTCTCAGTGGCAGCAGGACCGCGGAATTTAGAACCCAGGCCACTCCATCTCCATGTTCGGAGATAGATACGGTGGGGACAGAACCTTCTTCCCCTATTTCGGTCACCATGGAGCATCCCGAACAGCATCTGGTGCAAGACAGCATTCAGCATCAGCATCACCGTCACCATCACAGTCAGCAGCAAAGTTTGCAGCTATCGCCTCAGCCTGCACAGCAGATAGGGGCAGCCGGCTCTGCCCCGAGGACAGCCACCTCTTCCTTTCTAATCAAAGACATTTTGGGCGACAGCAAACCCCTAGCAGCTTGTGCACCTTACAGCACCAGCGTCTCCTCGCCCCATCACACCACGAAAGCAGACGGCATCGCAGCAACAGAAAGCTTCAGGCCAAAATTAGAGCAAGATGAAAGTAAATGCAGGTTAGACAAACGAGACGACATCCAGAGCGACATGAAATGCAACAACG gaaCGAAAGAAGAGAGTGATCGGGAGATCACGAGTAGCAGAGACAGTCCCTCGGTTCGTTCCAAGAAGCCTCGCAAAGCGCGCACAGCCTTTTCAGATCATCAGCTTAACCAGCTTGAGCGCAGCTTCGAGCGCCAGAAATACCTGAGCGTGCAGGATCGAATGGACCTGGCAGCAGCGCTTAACCTGACAGATACCCAGGTCAAAACCTGGTACCAAAACAGGAG GACGAAGTGGAAAAGACAGACCGCTGTAGGACTAGAGCTGCTGGCTGAAGCGGGAAATTATTCAGCCTTACAAAGAATGTTCCCGTCTCCTTATTTCTATCACCCGAGCTTGTTAGGCACTATGGACAGCACGACAGCAGCAGCCGCAGCGGCCGCCATGTACAGCAGCATGTACCGGACTCCCCCGGCGCCTCACCCCGGTCTGCAGAGGCCTTTGGTCCCCAGGGTTCTCATCCACGGTCTCGGACCGGGGGGCCAACCTGCCCTAAACCCTCTGGCTAACCCCATCTCTGGCGCTCCACACCCCCGGTAA